A genome region from Leptospira langatensis includes the following:
- the gcvP gene encoding aminomethyl-transferring glycine dehydrogenase, translated as MSATTWKESGKQNEMKNTLGPLDTFPRRHIGPDPDQTRDMLSSLGLASLDELVSKSVPEGIRLSQPLDLPQASTERRILEDLKKIASKNKLFRSYIGTGYQASVLPGVIQRNILENPGWYTAYTPYQAEISQGRLEALLNFQTMIMDLTGLEIANASLLDEATAAAEAVFLAFGIRKNETSKLLFISELCHPQTIDVVRTRALPLGIEVKVGNHLQAELNEDYFAVLVQYPGTEGTIYNYESFFQLAHNLGALTICAADLLALTVLKAPGEFGADVAVGSSQRFGLPYGFGGPHAGYFATKDEFKRNMPGRLVGVSKDSQGKPGLRLSLQTREQHIRRDKATSNICTAQVLLAVLSSMYAIYHGPKGLKEIALRVHRLTEVLAKNLEKSGVQVLNKPFFDTLVLDLGAKSKSYIDAATQKGINFRILDKGKISIALDETVEVSDLEDILSVFGSTKIDLSLESISIPNEFLRTSEYLTHPVFNSHHTETKMLRYIRKLESRDLSLTTSMIPLGSCTMKLNATVEMFPVTWPEFSNIHPFAPVDQTEGYRTVFQQLESWLSQVTGFPGISLQPNAGSQGEYAGLLAIRNYHISRGETDRNVCLIPISAHGTNPASAAMVGFKVVVVACDSEGNVDLDDLKAKAKEHSKDLAALMVTYPSTHGVYEESIKEICSIVHEHGGQVYMDGANMNAQVGITRPAAIGADVCHLNLHKTFCIPHGGGGPGVGPIGVAEHLKPFLPGHPLVNNGTGNEHSAVSAAPWGSASILLISWVYIALLGAEGLEQATKAAILNANYIAKRLENYYPVLYKGKNGFVAHECILDVRPFKKTSGIEVEDVAKRLMDYGFHAPTMSFPVPGTLMIEPTESESQEELDRFCEAMILIHSEIKEIEEGKADPKDNPLKNSPHTSAMVISDSWDHAYSREKAAYPAPWTKEHKFWPYVGRIDNVYGDRNLVCSCLPLEDYV; from the coding sequence ATGAGTGCAACGACCTGGAAAGAATCCGGCAAACAGAATGAAATGAAGAATACACTAGGCCCTCTAGATACTTTTCCGCGCCGACATATCGGCCCGGATCCGGATCAGACCCGGGACATGCTTTCCTCTCTCGGTCTTGCGAGTCTGGACGAATTGGTCTCCAAATCTGTTCCGGAAGGCATTCGCCTCAGCCAGCCTTTGGATCTTCCCCAGGCTTCTACAGAAAGAAGGATCCTAGAAGATCTAAAGAAGATCGCCTCTAAGAACAAACTTTTTCGATCTTATATAGGAACCGGATACCAAGCCAGCGTCCTGCCAGGTGTGATCCAAAGGAATATTTTGGAGAATCCGGGTTGGTATACCGCGTACACTCCATACCAGGCGGAAATCTCCCAAGGGAGATTGGAAGCGCTTCTGAATTTCCAAACCATGATCATGGACCTGACCGGTCTGGAGATCGCAAACGCTTCTCTTTTGGATGAGGCGACTGCTGCCGCAGAGGCTGTGTTTCTCGCATTCGGAATACGTAAGAATGAGACTTCCAAACTATTATTCATCTCAGAACTTTGCCATCCACAGACGATAGATGTGGTCCGCACAAGAGCTCTTCCTCTAGGGATCGAAGTAAAAGTAGGAAATCATCTACAGGCAGAACTCAACGAGGACTATTTTGCGGTCCTAGTTCAGTATCCAGGGACAGAAGGCACAATCTATAATTACGAATCCTTCTTCCAATTAGCGCATAACTTAGGAGCCCTTACGATCTGCGCCGCGGATCTACTTGCGCTTACTGTCTTAAAGGCCCCGGGAGAATTCGGAGCAGATGTTGCAGTAGGGAGCTCCCAAAGGTTCGGACTTCCTTACGGATTCGGCGGACCTCATGCAGGTTATTTTGCTACCAAGGATGAGTTCAAAAGAAACATGCCGGGAAGATTGGTAGGAGTTTCCAAGGATAGCCAAGGCAAACCCGGTCTCAGACTTTCTTTGCAAACCAGAGAGCAACATATCCGTAGAGACAAGGCTACTTCTAATATCTGCACCGCTCAGGTACTTCTTGCAGTTCTTTCTTCAATGTATGCGATATATCACGGTCCGAAAGGATTGAAGGAGATCGCTCTTAGGGTCCATAGATTGACAGAGGTCCTTGCCAAAAACCTGGAGAAGTCCGGCGTCCAAGTACTGAACAAACCGTTCTTCGACACTCTGGTCTTAGATCTGGGAGCGAAATCAAAAAGCTATATAGACGCTGCTACTCAAAAAGGCATCAATTTTAGGATCTTAGACAAAGGGAAAATTTCCATAGCATTGGATGAAACGGTAGAGGTCTCGGATCTCGAAGATATTCTTTCCGTATTCGGATCCACTAAGATCGATCTTTCTCTGGAATCTATATCCATACCGAATGAGTTTCTCAGGACTTCAGAGTATCTGACTCATCCGGTCTTCAACTCTCATCACACAGAAACCAAGATGTTGAGATATATTAGAAAATTAGAATCTAGGGATCTTTCCCTGACTACTTCCATGATCCCCCTAGGCTCTTGTACAATGAAGCTGAATGCGACCGTGGAAATGTTCCCGGTTACCTGGCCGGAGTTCTCTAATATTCATCCTTTCGCCCCTGTGGACCAAACAGAAGGATATAGAACGGTATTCCAACAATTGGAGTCTTGGCTTTCTCAAGTTACAGGATTCCCAGGGATCTCTCTACAACCAAACGCGGGTTCTCAAGGGGAATATGCCGGACTTCTTGCGATCCGAAACTATCATATCAGCAGAGGAGAAACGGACAGAAATGTTTGTTTGATCCCAATCTCCGCACATGGAACCAACCCGGCTTCTGCAGCAATGGTGGGATTCAAGGTGGTGGTCGTTGCCTGCGATAGCGAAGGGAATGTGGACTTGGACGATCTCAAGGCCAAGGCAAAAGAACATTCCAAGGACCTAGCGGCATTGATGGTCACTTATCCTTCTACCCATGGAGTATATGAAGAATCCATAAAAGAGATCTGCTCGATCGTCCATGAGCACGGAGGACAGGTCTATATGGATGGAGCAAATATGAACGCTCAGGTAGGGATCACAAGACCTGCCGCAATCGGAGCGGATGTTTGCCATCTCAATCTTCACAAGACATTCTGTATTCCTCACGGAGGAGGAGGACCCGGAGTAGGACCGATCGGAGTCGCAGAACATCTGAAGCCCTTCTTGCCTGGCCATCCTCTCGTGAACAACGGGACCGGAAATGAACATAGCGCTGTTTCCGCGGCTCCTTGGGGAAGCGCAAGCATCCTTCTCATCTCCTGGGTGTACATCGCTCTTTTAGGGGCCGAAGGATTAGAGCAAGCGACCAAGGCCGCCATTCTGAACGCGAATTATATCGCAAAACGTTTGGAGAATTACTATCCGGTCCTATACAAAGGAAAGAACGGATTCGTAGCTCACGAATGTATCCTAGATGTTCGACCTTTCAAGAAGACCAGCGGGATCGAAGTAGAAGATGTTGCCAAGAGGCTTATGGACTACGGCTTTCACGCGCCTACCATGTCCTTCCCTGTTCCGGGAACTTTGATGATAGAGCCTACCGAATCGGAATCCCAAGAGGAATTGGATCGCTTCTGTGAGGCAATGATCCTCATTCATTCCGAGATCAAGGAAATCGAAGAAGGAAAGGCAGATCCGAAAGACAATCCTCTCAAGAATTCCCCTCACACCTCTGCAATGGTGATCTCGGATTCTTGGGACCATGCCTATTCCAGGGAGAAGGCTGCGTATCCTGCACCCTGGACCAAGGAGCATAAGTTCTGGCCATATGTGGGAAGGATCGACAATGTCTACGGAGATCGTAACCTTGTTTGTTCCTGCTTGCCACTCGAAGATTACGTATAA
- a CDS encoding c-type cytochrome: MKSFLSLFILLLSFVCLTCGSGQTKEEVPKPIAPSQELKTFADSYWNQKCSACHGTNGIPDPNLNPGPRKFGTFGMKMGFFFGGNKMRAGIFRTIRDGKNQAMPSFSKELKEEQIWALVEKIERLPN; encoded by the coding sequence ATGAAATCATTCCTCTCTCTTTTCATTCTCCTTCTTTCTTTTGTCTGCCTTACTTGCGGATCGGGACAGACCAAAGAAGAAGTCCCAAAACCCATCGCGCCCAGCCAGGAATTGAAGACATTCGCAGATTCTTACTGGAACCAAAAATGCTCTGCCTGCCACGGGACGAACGGTATTCCTGATCCGAATCTAAATCCTGGGCCCAGAAAGTTCGGGACCTTTGGAATGAAGATGGGTTTCTTTTTCGGGGGGAATAAGATGAGAGCCGGGATCTTCCGGACCATCCGAGATGGAAAGAATCAGGCAATGCCTTCTTTCTCCAAGGAACTTAAGGAGGAACAGATCTGGGCCCTTGTGGAAAAGATAGAGAGATTGCCGAATTAA
- the gcvH gene encoding glycine cleavage system protein GcvH: MAVTNAPPGYRFTEKHEWVKVEGDTALIGISDYAQGALGDIVFVDLPKVGKTIKQFDTFGTIESVKAAEDLYAPVSGEVTEVNANLAKNPAAVNSDPFGAWMIRVKGIDKAQVENLLDPESYRELVSKLD, from the coding sequence ATGGCAGTAACTAACGCACCTCCAGGATATCGTTTCACAGAAAAACACGAATGGGTAAAAGTGGAAGGCGATACGGCTTTAATCGGTATTTCGGATTATGCTCAAGGAGCCTTGGGAGATATCGTTTTCGTGGATCTTCCTAAAGTCGGCAAAACCATTAAGCAATTCGATACCTTCGGGACCATAGAATCCGTAAAGGCAGCCGAGGATCTATACGCTCCTGTCAGCGGAGAGGTAACCGAGGTAAACGCAAATCTCGCTAAAAATCCGGCTGCAGTGAATTCGGATCCTTTCGGAGCATGGATGATCCGAGTCAAAGGAATAGATAAGGCTCAAGTCGAGAACCTATTGGATCCAGAATCCTATAGAGAACTCGTTAGCAAATTGGATTAG
- a CDS encoding neutral/alkaline non-lysosomal ceramidase N-terminal domain-containing protein: MNPKIVKNIQITLISFCLALLGISCGSTAEYKIAYKKPEIASKTRGLVAGVSKVDLTPPPGLPLAGYSKLAETEQGFRTRIYARIFYIKKDANEPVVLIQSDLLSGSLLIHHLLAERLTANTDISFGGIMFAGTHTHSAPANFYDNDFYNEFASNKPGFDKAWTEFVLNRLTAGVEEAYKTARPAKIASGKTIVWGLTRNRSLDAYRANQNSGFSELKPEIQYQTINPELIMIRVDAQDKDGRFKPLGAFSTFSVHGTTVPDSTEVTNADVFAYPERMVEAKIRKEYKPSWEPIHALNNSTHGDNSPDYRDGMQGFIESRRIGEAIGQRAAELFDSLHSSLSGDANLSFNTKEVDLYENNKIGDAEVCDRPYVGTALTGGAEDGQTPVLNWLPFFAEGWPRWFFTGGCQGHKRIVGFKYLQPIVLPKAKFPHKLLLQSVRVADTLLLPVPFEVTKESGRRFIEASLQAGASSVKHASIISCANGYFGYVTTPEEYTRQHYEGGHTLYGPGTQPFLQAHLVDLTKNLPAAGGKESFPSSWKYDLDRSDRYPEAKSAEGKREVIDQPELILAETNMEKYWVFKYKDVGASQISLHESLVSIESKEEGGEWKELTRDGEVVNDKGVDLEVKRDSNSGKGMAVYEIRWYNPEQYAKRKYRFVIQPRGNQPKFVSPEF; this comes from the coding sequence ATGAACCCGAAAATAGTGAAGAATATACAGATAACTCTGATCTCCTTCTGCTTGGCCCTATTAGGGATCTCTTGCGGAAGCACCGCCGAATATAAGATCGCATACAAGAAACCGGAAATCGCGTCCAAAACAAGAGGCTTGGTCGCAGGAGTTTCCAAGGTGGACCTAACACCGCCACCCGGCTTGCCGTTAGCAGGTTATTCTAAGCTTGCCGAAACAGAACAAGGCTTTAGGACACGCATCTATGCCAGGATCTTCTATATTAAAAAAGATGCAAATGAACCGGTTGTATTGATCCAAAGTGATCTATTGTCCGGATCCTTATTGATCCATCATTTGCTTGCGGAACGCTTAACTGCGAATACTGATATTTCCTTCGGTGGGATCATGTTCGCCGGAACTCATACTCACTCCGCGCCTGCGAATTTTTACGACAACGATTTCTACAATGAATTTGCCTCCAATAAACCTGGCTTCGATAAGGCTTGGACTGAATTCGTACTGAACCGTCTTACGGCAGGAGTAGAAGAAGCATATAAAACCGCAAGGCCCGCTAAGATCGCTTCCGGAAAGACCATTGTTTGGGGACTGACCCGCAATCGTTCCTTGGATGCGTACAGGGCGAATCAAAACTCTGGCTTCTCCGAATTAAAGCCGGAGATCCAATACCAAACTATCAATCCGGAACTTATCATGATCCGAGTGGATGCTCAGGACAAGGACGGAAGATTCAAGCCTCTCGGAGCCTTCTCCACTTTTTCGGTACATGGGACCACAGTTCCCGATTCTACGGAAGTCACGAATGCGGATGTGTTCGCGTATCCGGAAAGAATGGTAGAAGCCAAGATCCGTAAGGAATACAAGCCAAGCTGGGAACCGATCCATGCTTTGAATAATTCCACTCACGGAGATAATTCTCCGGATTATAGGGATGGAATGCAGGGCTTTATCGAATCCAGAAGGATCGGAGAAGCGATCGGTCAGAGGGCGGCGGAACTCTTTGATTCCTTGCATTCTTCTTTGAGCGGTGATGCAAATCTTTCTTTCAATACGAAAGAAGTGGACCTTTACGAAAACAATAAGATAGGAGATGCAGAAGTATGCGATCGTCCTTATGTGGGGACCGCTCTTACGGGAGGAGCGGAAGACGGACAAACCCCTGTTCTCAATTGGCTTCCTTTCTTTGCAGAAGGTTGGCCTAGATGGTTTTTTACCGGAGGCTGCCAAGGCCATAAGAGAATTGTAGGATTCAAATATCTACAGCCGATCGTACTTCCAAAGGCAAAGTTCCCGCACAAATTACTTCTACAATCTGTGAGAGTCGCGGATACATTGCTCTTACCTGTGCCTTTTGAGGTTACGAAGGAATCCGGAAGAAGATTCATCGAGGCCTCTTTACAAGCAGGAGCTTCTTCCGTAAAACACGCATCCATCATCAGTTGTGCAAACGGTTACTTCGGATACGTGACTACACCGGAAGAATACACGCGCCAACATTACGAAGGCGGTCATACACTCTACGGACCAGGTACCCAACCTTTCTTACAAGCTCACTTGGTGGACCTGACCAAGAACCTTCCTGCTGCCGGAGGAAAAGAATCCTTTCCTTCTTCTTGGAAGTATGATTTGGACAGATCCGATCGTTATCCGGAAGCCAAGTCTGCAGAAGGCAAAAGAGAAGTGATCGATCAGCCGGAACTCATTCTCGCAGAAACCAATATGGAAAAATATTGGGTATTCAAATACAAAGATGTGGGAGCTTCTCAGATCTCTTTGCATGAGAGCTTGGTTTCCATTGAATCTAAGGAAGAAGGCGGAGAATGGAAGGAGTTAACTCGAGACGGAGAAGTCGTGAACGATAAGGGAGTGGATCTAGAAGTAAAAAGGGATTCTAACTCCGGTAAGGGAATGGCTGTATATGAGATCCGTTGGTACAATCCGGAACAGTATGCCAAACGCAAGTATAGATTTGTGATCCAACCTAGAGGAAATCAGCCTAAATTCGTTTCTCCTGAGTTCTGA
- the gcvT gene encoding glycine cleavage system aminomethyltransferase GcvT produces the protein MSQSKTTPLYEVHKSLGAKMIPFGGWDMPVQYSGIIAEHTATREAAGLFDVSHMGEIFLEGDPKVVLDFLESVTCNSVASLSDGQVQYNAIINQSGGLVDDITLYRFNDQKYMICANASNVDAVYGYLKPLVPKSGVKLENQSANWHQIAIQGPKADEILSSYLKADLSKIGYYKFILFPFNGEDLILSRTGYTGEDGFEIYSSNATGIKLWKELLEHGKEKGLVPVGLGARDTLRIEAKYPLYGHELDEGRSPVQSGIGWIVKEKTIPYPNYENIIQEKKEGPSQRIVGFELQEAGVPRENMPVLDSQGKKIGITTSGTFSPSLKKGIGLALIDCDKINHGESIQIEIRGQAKPAIVFTKSFIPGSIRKN, from the coding sequence ATGTCCCAATCAAAGACCACCCCTCTCTATGAGGTTCACAAATCTCTAGGCGCCAAAATGATCCCTTTCGGCGGATGGGACATGCCCGTACAATACTCCGGGATCATCGCGGAACATACTGCAACAAGAGAAGCTGCCGGCTTATTCGATGTTTCACATATGGGAGAGATCTTTCTTGAAGGGGACCCAAAGGTCGTTCTGGATTTTCTGGAATCAGTCACCTGCAATTCGGTTGCTTCTCTTTCGGATGGGCAAGTGCAATACAATGCGATCATCAATCAAAGCGGCGGCCTCGTAGACGATATCACTCTCTACAGATTCAACGACCAGAAATACATGATCTGTGCGAACGCCTCCAATGTGGATGCAGTCTACGGATATCTAAAGCCACTCGTTCCTAAGTCGGGAGTGAAATTAGAGAACCAGAGTGCGAATTGGCATCAGATCGCCATCCAAGGTCCTAAAGCGGACGAGATACTTTCTTCTTATCTCAAGGCCGATCTAAGCAAGATAGGATATTATAAATTTATACTATTTCCTTTTAATGGAGAAGATCTCATTCTTTCTCGCACCGGTTATACTGGAGAGGACGGTTTCGAGATCTACAGCTCCAACGCGACTGGGATCAAACTCTGGAAAGAACTCTTAGAGCATGGAAAAGAAAAAGGACTCGTACCAGTAGGCTTGGGAGCCAGAGATACTCTTCGTATCGAAGCAAAGTATCCTCTTTACGGACATGAATTGGACGAGGGCCGTAGCCCAGTGCAATCCGGGATCGGCTGGATCGTAAAAGAGAAAACCATTCCCTATCCGAATTACGAAAATATTATCCAAGAAAAGAAAGAAGGTCCCAGCCAAAGAATCGTAGGCTTCGAACTACAAGAAGCCGGAGTTCCCAGAGAGAATATGCCTGTCCTGGACTCTCAAGGAAAGAAAATAGGGATTACCACTTCCGGCACCTTCTCTCCTAGCCTCAAGAAAGGGATCGGTCTCGCACTCATCGATTGCGACAAGATCAACCATGGCGAATCCATTCAGATAGAGATTCGAGGCCAGGCAAAACCTGCAATCGTCTTCACGAAATCTTTTATTCCGGGAAGCATTCGGAAAAATTAA